The following nucleotide sequence is from Salvia miltiorrhiza cultivar Shanhuang (shh) chromosome 7, IMPLAD_Smil_shh, whole genome shotgun sequence.
ccatccaccaagatgatgcatccaccgtagatcttgatgatcgaatgacttaaaatggttctccgttcttattttattagtggttcttatttgaacctctccctatatatatatatatatatatatatatatatatagggaagtgctaaaataagagcatttcttaatatataaaaaaagaataattttcagcccttagatcatcaagatctacggttgattcgtaaacatgttggatgaatttatggtcctgagttcgaatcccaaaggtaacaaaaatttatttttcacaatgcatacctttatacaacgaatttatacgtgttctacataaaattcatacattaaaaattatttttattttttattttaatatatgctctcacggtagcccacccctatatatatatattgtcataATGTTTTACTAGTAATTTTGTGATATTGTCACCATACATTACTAAAGAGTTGATAGAACTGCATTAATTGCCACCTATTGAAGGGAGCTCAACTTTTCACctttaaatttatagattttttGTAACACTAAAATATCAGTGTAGATCGAACGGCTTAATTAACCTTCAAAACCGTGCAACAGAAGAAGAATTCGAATGCGAGTCATGCGACTGATTCTCATTTCTCAAGAGTCATCATCAATAATAGTATTTCATATGCAAGTAAGCAGATCACTCccctttttttcactttttatttCTTACATCAGTAATTTTTAGTTCTTGGGCAGATCAATCAAAATGTTGGTGTTGAATCCCTCTCTTAATGGTCTTTGGGtgctgcattagataatttaatGCGTTCGTTTCCAGTTAACATGAATGCGACTATTACTGGTGAAGGAAAAGAATCAGCATTTCTtttaaaggggaaaaaaaaaagtggatctttcctttttgtttaTATACTCTTAGCTCAGTTCTAGAATCCATTAGGTCAATTTGTTCTGCAATTGTAAATTTTTCTCTAAAGATCCGCCATTGGCGTTGTGTTTTTTATTCCTATTTATGGgaatgtaataattaatgtgcAGAATTGATGGATCATACCGAGACAATAAAAGGAGAATTGCAGCCAACTTCACCAAGCTGGACGATCGATGTTTCAGATGTGAGGTTTATGTCCTCAAATAACTATATGTATAAGCTTAGTTTTGTTTTAGGTGTTTCAGTAGATAACAGCTCTTTACTAAATcaaatacttatattattatCCAATATTGACAGATAAGGACTATTAAGGTGAGCAATGTCTCACTAGATGTGTCCGAACGAGATATATTTGAGTTGTTTACATTTTCTGGAAACATACAGTATATTGAGATGCAGAGGTGAGTGTTTGTTTAGCTCGTAATGCAGTTAAAAATGGGGGTGTGTTAATCTTGTTACATTCTTCAGGGAAAGTGAAACCACTCAGGTTGCTTATGTCACCTTCATGGATCCTCAGGATGCAGAGAGAGCTGCCCTTTTGACAGTAAGCATCCATCATTAGCTATGAATTGTTGAGGAAAATAGAGTGATACATACTTATCTCATTTCCCTTTGTTGGCTGATGAGTCAGTTGAAACATTTTAGATACTTTTTCCAAAAGGAAAAAGTGGAAGTGAGAGGGCACTGTCGCAAAATCCAAGAttaattcaaatcaaatataTGTATGTGGCAACAGCAATTCTAGGACAAGATATATAGCTACTTATTAAGATGGTAACTCAGTATATTTTCAGGGATCCAAGTTAGCTGATCTCTATGTGTCGATAACTCTGATTAAGAATTATCAACTGCCTCCAGATGCTGCTACCTTGACATCAGTGAGTTAACTCtacttgcactttatgtagttTACAACTCGAAACTAAAATATGCGTTGACTGTGGCCTTTTCTTGCTTTCTTTCATTGAGCTTTGGCATCTAGATATCTCGTTTAGTTTTGGTAAATATAGAATTTTTGCTTGCATTGAAGTCTCCCAAGTCAAGTGCTGTGAAGAAGGCTGAGGATGTGGTGAGCACCATGCTAGCTAGGGGGTTTGTCTTGGGAAAGGATGGCCTCAGAAGGGCAAAGTCGCTGGATGAGAAGCACAAACTGACAGTAAACGCGTTGGCTACCGTTGCTTCCCTTGATAGAAGAATTGGGCTGAGCGAGAAGCTAAGCATGGGCACAGCTGCAGTAAACGAGAAGGTGAGAGAAATGGATGAGCTGCTGCAAGTATCGGACATGACAAAGTCCGCCTACGCAGCTGCTGAGGAGAAGGCCAGCAGTGCAGGATCTGCCATCATGAACAATCGCTATGTCTTGACCGGAGCTTCATGGGTCACGAATGCATACATAGCTGTCACAAAGGCGGCCGAGGATGTAGGGGCCATGACAATGGAGAAAGTGGAGAAGGCCGAGGAGGAGAAGAGGGAGACCCTACGAAGAGAGGGGGAGGCAATATATTCCCAGTTCATCAATGCCAGTCGCCGCGACTTGTCTCCAGCCCTTCCTATCACTTCAGCTCATGCCAGTAGCAACCATTTCTGATTGCTTTATGTTTTACCAACCAAAAATTTGACATTCTTTATCATAACAATGACTAAAagatgtaaaaaaaattacatcctTTGGGAATACCGCAATTACATGAGTGGTAAGTAGTTTATGATGAGTTGAAAAGAATAACATCACCCTACAGTTATCAGGGGCTGCTTACAGTAAGAATGTATTGTGTTGCTTACAAATTCTATTCCGATTTACAATGTTGCTTGTATTGGCTGTTTATGACGATCTGTATACATGAAAGAATGATACTACTGCACAAAAGTTATTGGCCTTCAAAATTTGTTCATGAATGCTACAAGCCTACAGCTACTACAGGTACTTCACCAACCATTCCATACTCTGTCACAGAATAAACATTTAATCAGaccaaaaattaaatttcaaacaAACAGAATATGAGAAATCTACAATTAACAAATACCTTAATGCATTCTGGTAAATCTTTATCATTGTGTCTTGCATGAATCTGCGTAGTCAAGGTATGAGATTCATCAACAAAAACTCAAATCGTCGTACCAACCATcgaatttcattttcatgctTCTATACCTTAATTCATCATAAcatcaaaaatcaaatactcGGAGTTAGAAGCAAGACTGTAAATGCCTACCTTTGTGACTAGGTGGCAGGAAGCATCTTGATCCGCGGCAATTGAAGCAATAATAACGAGTCCAGCTGCCACAGTTGATGGCCAATAGCAGAGCTGCTGGTGGCCCATCAGTGTGAGTACTGCTAGGTATTTGGCTGTCTTCCCTACGTTCTCGTTAGCTTTTGCAGCTTTAAGGTAGAACCTGTGCACATTCAAAGTCGAAACTGCCTGAGAAAACGCTCGCTTGTTTCCAAGATTAGATTAATGCGAGAAGCAAATTCTGTACCAGAGGAAGTTGTACACGGTGGGAAGGAAGCATTTGAAGTTGAGGATTTCCTGCACTAGCCACTCCATAGCCACCACTTCACACCGGGTATATATAGTGCTACCGACGTAAAACGACTTCTTCCGGACACTGACataaatattattcaagttAGAGATCCATAACAATACTAGATCAAGGCTTAGGTTTTCCTGTTGATATTACATCATTTAGTAAACAAAACATTTTTGTGTCATGTACACACAAGGTATACATACATCACATCCAGTACACAGACCTTCATCCAGATATGAAAATGTAATTCTACAAGAAAGTGCGTTAGATTCATTAAGGTTCTGTTTTGAGTTAATAACAATTCCATCTCCTTGTCATTCTTAAAACAGAGCAACATTGACAGAGGAAGATTGATCACTTTGACTATACACACAAATAACAAGTAGATAGTTAGCCAAATAACTAATGATACTTGGTCTATATGAACTATAAGTCTAGGAAAATACAACCTAAATGAGGCACATAAACAAAAGCAACATGAGTTTGTACAGTAGGACTTATCTTGGTTTTGCTAATAAACATTTCCCAGGTCCATAAAATATGGTCACATTTTCTAACACCTGATTCTCGTAAAATGTGAGATATATATGAATGAATGTTTGTTGTTGGAGGAAGATTTATTTCTCATGGGTTTGTTTCATCATTCGATAGTTATGTTGTGTTTTACGTCAGTCCTGCTGGTAGCAATCTTCATGGTTGAATTAATTTGCAATGACATAATCAAATCTATAGTTTCAAAAGAAATTTTGCAGACCGCCACACATCTACGTAAATAACAGAATAGTGAACACATTAAATCTTTACCAGTTGTAGGGTTGATTTTCTTCAAGTCTGGTGGCTAGAGTGAGGCACGCAATGCCAGCAATCTGAAGATTTCTCACGCTTTTGAAGTATCCCTTACAAAGAAATCTGTCGAGAAGGTTAACTCCTAGAAACATGGTTTCCTGCTGAAGCTCAGTCTTGGTAGCTTGCTGCATGATTAAGTCCAGAATTAAATAATTGACCACCGTATCATCATAAAAAATGCACGTTCCTCTAATAGGATCATACAGGCAAAATATTCTATACAATGGTATCGCCCCCTTTCAAGTAATGATTATGTAGTACGACCTATTTTATATCcttaatacataattttttggGATTGATTACAAATTTTCGTTCATGCTGAAttgataatttaaatttagaaatgataaaaaaaaaaaaagctcctAAAAGTCTAAAATCATTTCCCGACCAAACTAGACCATTACTTTCTCATTAGTACTTATATTGTTACTAAGTTTAGCAATATGAATTATGGAGGATGAACTGAAAAGAAAAGTCGGAAGTAATAATCTGCACAGACCTCGACAATCCAGTGGACCATTTGCAATCGTCTGCTGAATGACTAGGTCTCCGTAGGCAGTATCATTACAGTATTCTTCTGCATAATCATGCACATATTCTCGCCTCCTCTCTCTCATCCTCATCATCTTGAAGctctcttcatcttcttcatcttctagcCCCAATCCCTAATCCACAAATAATTGCCAAATTAATTGTCATTATTGCAATGGAAAAATAAGCCTTAACTTTTAATTTGCTCGTATGCCTCTAGTAATTAGTATGGATATAAATACACTATTATACCTTCAATTAACACTAATCCTGAATTAGAACATATAAAGATATAGCCACACAAAACGTTCCAGAAGCGTGTCTGAAACGATCATAAAGCGCATTTACTCGGAAGAGTAAATGATGTCCGCGCACGCATTAGTATCACTCTAGAATACGAAGAAACAACTAAATTAATAAGTTAACAAATCATAGAGAATGAGACACTAAAATTCATCCAGACGCAGCAAGTCATCTAATGATCGGCGGTATAATATCTATTTTATTGTAGGAGAAAAATATTCGGAACTCACATTGATTTCATCCGAATTACGATCATCATAGTCTTTAAAGGAAGAGGTCGATCTGCAGAACTGCTGTTTAAATTGCCCGAATAACTCAAACGTAGGCGAAGAACTCTCATCTCCGTACGACCTCTCGGAAAATTGACTTCCGGAAGTAGGAACTCCATATTGATGGCGTATAGTCGGAACTGAATTCAGAATCCGAAACCATAAAAAAAATTCCCGACGACGAGGAGTTATGCTCCTCTTCATCATATACTTCTTCACCACCATTAGTAACGCCGCCGCTGGAGAACTGCTCCGAGCAAGCTAAATCGAAGTCGAATGCGACGAGGTTTGGAGGTCGGATTTCTTCAGACGCGTCTCCACTTTCACTGATTTTGGTTGCTCTCGCTGCGGAATTGAGTAATACGCGACCGTTTTTAGCTGAATTATCCCTTTCAGCTTCGGAAGCTGTAATTTCTTCGCAGGAAATCTCGTTAACGCCAGGAATTTCAAACACGACCTCGCTTTGAGTAGTTCCGGCAGAGCTCTCATTCTCCTTCACCGTCGCGTCGTTCGCGGGAAACGAAAACCGCGAAGCGCTAGAAACTTCAGATTTGGTGACCCCGACTCCAACTTCTAGTTCTTCCACATTCGAACTCTTCAAATTCAAGTCTCTGTTCGTTCCCGAACACGATTCCACGCATGAAACATCCGATAACTCCACCGCTTCATCTTGATTTCTGCTCGCATTCTTAAAATTCTTCCTATAATATGATCTAGTAACAATTCTCTGACACTTGTCCTGAGTTTCCGGCGGATTCAGATTGCTCACCGAGGCGATGCTAGAGTCACACGAGACCTCACTCACTGTTGCAAAATGTGACTCGTTTCCGGAAAACACAACGAGAGGTGAGATGTGAAGCCGCCGCCGGCGACTGAGCTGCGATCGGAGCTGCTTCCGCCTGAAACAGAGCGATTGCTCTTCGATTTCTGAAACATGTTTAGCAGTGAGCTTGCGCTTCATCGCTGAAGGAAGAGTTTTCGCCTCAACAGCGACGCGATCGAATCAGAAGATTGCTGGAGATATCTTTTTCGCGtgagtttgtgtgtgtgtgtgagcggTTAAGGAACGTTGAGAAGAAgagaggtatttatacgaagtgGTTGTTATACGTCGGGCCCCACAATCGTCCACATTCACGTGTTCTGTTCTGTACTTGATTACTTGTAATActattgtgtattttttttgttaatacaGTATATATgcatttctattattttttgcAGTTGAACAAATGACTGACTGGCTGGCTGAGAAAATAACTACAGTGACACTCTTTGTTtcctttatttataatgtaattgaATAATTAATTGGCGTGAACTAGTTTGATATACACACTCTGTTTCCATAATAGGAGTAATACTTAAACAAATGAAGACATGTAATTTAGCTTGATTGTTAAGTGCATTGTACCATATATCTAATGTAGTTCGACTTTAGAACCTTCTGATTACTATCCAATTTAAATTTTGCAAgatatttaatattcaatctTGCCTTTTATTTATTCCATacataaatcaataaaaatcatCACACGCGTGAAAGTGAATAACTTACTTAAAAGCCTGAACTTGGATACATGAATTAATGATTTTAATTTGGCTTTTAGAAGGATACTTGAGAAGATTGGAACGGTAAAACGGATTCACCTCCCCCTCCTTGTAAACCAGCGTCATAAAAAGAAATACTAGATTTAATCTGTTTTCAAATGTAATACATATAGAAACAAATATTAATTTGGTCCATTTCAGACTACTATacaattaaacaaaataacaaCTTCGCAACTTAAAGCCTTTACCTAGACCTGAGCCACGAGTGAGGGGATGTGCATAGTGACATAATGAATTAGTGTGTAGTGGCTGCTCTTGCTAAGTTGTAAAATGGAGCAACTCATTTGTAAGCTCCAGAGGCCTTGGTCGATCCAACTTAGCATTTGAaatgggtttttttttttttaatattttatttatttatatatgtgtgtgtgtgtataaataagaaatgcaagaaaaaatattatacgTACGTTGTTTTAATAACTAAATTGCTTGGCAttttacattgatttgttaaatttatgttatttttatcctattttccttttcttagtttatttttaatgttgaatttgagtcaatcttcaagttaaaataaatgtgcgaactattaataatgaaaattagtttatttgtctAGAAGATgaacattt
It contains:
- the LOC130996149 gene encoding binding partner of ACD11 1 isoform X2 yields the protein MDHTETIKGELQPTSPSWTIDVSDIRTIKVSNVSLDVSERDIFELFTFSGNIQYIEMQRESETTQVAYVTFMDPQDAERAALLTSPKSSAVKKAEDVVSTMLARGFVLGKDGLRRAKSLDEKHKLTVNALATVASLDRRIGLSEKLSMGTAAVNEKVREMDELLQVSDMTKSAYAAAEEKASSAGSAIMNNRYVLTGASWVTNAYIAVTKAAEDVGAMTMEKVEKAEEEKRETLRREGEAIYSQFINASRRDLSPALPITSAHASSNHF
- the LOC130996149 gene encoding binding partner of ACD11 1 isoform X3 gives rise to the protein MQRESETTQVAYVTFMDPQDAERAALLTGSKLADLYVSITLIKNYQLPPDAATLTSSPKSSAVKKAEDVVSTMLARGFVLGKDGLRRAKSLDEKHKLTVNALATVASLDRRIGLSEKLSMGTAAVNEKVREMDELLQVSDMTKSAYAAAEEKASSAGSAIMNNRYVLTGASWVTNAYIAVTKAAEDVGAMTMEKVEKAEEEKRETLRREGEAIYSQFINASRRDLSPALPITSAHASSNHF
- the LOC130996149 gene encoding binding partner of ACD11 1 isoform X1 gives rise to the protein MDHTETIKGELQPTSPSWTIDVSDIRTIKVSNVSLDVSERDIFELFTFSGNIQYIEMQRESETTQVAYVTFMDPQDAERAALLTGSKLADLYVSITLIKNYQLPPDAATLTSSPKSSAVKKAEDVVSTMLARGFVLGKDGLRRAKSLDEKHKLTVNALATVASLDRRIGLSEKLSMGTAAVNEKVREMDELLQVSDMTKSAYAAAEEKASSAGSAIMNNRYVLTGASWVTNAYIAVTKAAEDVGAMTMEKVEKAEEEKRETLRREGEAIYSQFINASRRDLSPALPITSAHASSNHF
- the LOC130994148 gene encoding LOW QUALITY PROTEIN: cyclin-SDS (The sequence of the model RefSeq protein was modified relative to this genomic sequence to represent the inferred CDS: deleted 2 bases in 2 codons), producing FDRVAVEAKTLPSAMKRKLTAKHVSEIEEQSLCFRRKQLRSQLSRRRRLHISPLVVFSGNESHFATVSEVSCDSSIASVSNLNPPETQDKCQRIVTRSYYRKNFKNASRNQDEAVELSDVSCVESCSGTNRDLNLKSSNVEELEVGVGVTKSEVSSASRFSFPANDATVKENESSAGTTQSEVVFEIPGVNEISCEEITASEAERDNSAKNGRVLLNSAARATKISESGDASEEIRPPNLVAFDFDLACSEQFSSGGVTNGGEEVYDEEEHNSSSSGIFFMVSDSEFSSDYTPSIWSSYSGSQFSERSYGDESSSPTFELFGQFKQQFCRSTSSFKDYDDRNSDEINGLGLEDEEDEESFKMMRMRERRREYVHDYAEEYCNDTAYGDLVIQQRLQMVHWIVEQATKTELQQETMFLGVNLLDRFLCKGYFKSVRNLQIAGIACLTLATRLEENQPYNCVRKKSFYVGSTIYTRCEVVAMEWLVQEILNFKCFLPTVYNFLWFYLKAAKANENVGKTAKYLAVLTLMGHQQLCYWPSTVAAGLVIIASIAADQDASCHLVTKIHARHNDKDLPECIKSMEWLVKYL